One genomic region from Pagrus major chromosome 24, Pma_NU_1.0 encodes:
- the LOC140992174 gene encoding tubulin alpha chain-like: MRECISIHVGQAGVQMGNACWELYCLEHGIQPDGHMPSEKPTRGYNDSFTTFFSETGTGKYVPRAIFVDLEPTVIDEVRTGMYRQLFHPEQLISGKEDAANNYARGYYTMGKEHVYSVLDRIRKMSDQCTGLQGFLVFHSFGGGTGSGFTSLLMECLSAEFGKKSKLEFAIYPAPQVSTAVVEPYNSILTTHTTLEHSDCAFMVDNKAIYDICRRNLDIERPSYTNLNRLISQIVSSITASLRFDGALNVDLTEFQTNLVPYPRIHFPLATYAPVISAEKTYHEQLTVAEITNSCFELANQMVKCDPRHGKYMACCLLYRGDVVPRDVNTAISNIKTRHNIQFVDWCPTGFKVGINYQPPTVVPGGDLAKVQRAVCMLSNTTAIAEAWARLDHKFDLMYAKRAFVHWYVREGMEEGEFSEAREDMAALEKDYEEVGRDFLDEDEGIDVGDEY, from the exons ATG CGTGAGTGTATCTCCATCCACGTCGGCCAGGCTGGTGTCCAGATGGGCAACGCCTGCTGGGAGCTGTACTGCCTGGAGCACGGCATCCAGCCGGACGGCCACATGCCCAGCGAGAAGCCAACCAGAGGCTACAACGACTCCTTCACCACCTTCTTCAGTGAGACCGGCACCGGGAAGTACGTCCCCAGAGCCATCTTTGTCGACCTGGAGCCCACTGTGATTG atgaGGTTCGTACAGGAATGTACCGCCAGCTTTTCCACCCCGAGCAGCTGATCTCAGGCAAGGAAGACGCCGCCAACAACTACGCCCGTGGTTACTACACCATGGGAAAGGAGCACGTATACTCCGTACTCGACAGGATCCGCAAAATG TCTGATCAGTGCACAGGTCTTCAAGGCTTCCTGGTCTTCCACTCCTTCGGAGGAGGAACCGGCTCCGGCTTCACCTCTCTGCTGATGGAGTGTCTTTCAGCCGAGTTCGGCAAGAAGTCCAAGCTGGAGTTTGCCATCTACCCGGCTCCTCAGGTGTCTACAGCCGTGGTGGAGCCGTACAACTCCATCCTGACCACCCACACCACCCTGGAGCACTCCGACTGCGCCTTCATGGTGGACAACAAGGCCATCTACGACATCTGCCGCAGGAACCTGGACATCGAGCGTCCGTCGTACACCAACCTGAACCGCCTCATCAGCCAGATCGTCTCCTCCATCACCGCCTCTTTGCGCTTTGACGGCGCCTTGAACGTGGACCTGACAGAGTTCCAGACCAACCTGGTGCCCTACCCTCGTATCCACTTCCCTCTGGCCACCTACGCTCCGGTGATCTCAGCAGAGAAGACCTACCACGAGCAGCTCACTGTGGCTGAAATCACCAACTCCTGCTTCgagctggccaatcagatgGTGAAATGCGACCCTCGTCACGGAAAGTACATGGCCTGCTGCCTGCTGTACCGCGGCGACGTGGTGCCCAGAGACGTCAACACGGCGATCAGCAACATCAAAACCAGGCACAACATCCAGTTCGTGGACTGGTGTCCCACAGGCTTCAAGGTGGGCATCAACTACCAGCCTCCCACAGTGGTTCCTGGAGGAGACCTGGCCAAGGTGCAGAGGGCGGTGTGCATGCTGAGCAACACCACCGCCATCGCCGAGGCCTGGGCTCGACTCGACCACAAGTTCGACCTGATGTACGCCAAGAGGGCCTTCGTCCACTGGTACGTCAGAGAGGGcatggaggagggagagttcTCAGAGGCCAGAGAGGACATGGCTGCCCTGGAGAAGGATTACGAAGAGGTCGGGAGGGACTTCCTCGATGAAGATGAAGGAATAGACGTAGGGGACGAGTATTAA